A region of Flavobacteriales bacterium DNA encodes the following proteins:
- a CDS encoding response regulator: MSAKLKAILVDDEESARNVLTNLLNRFCPQIEVIETCTNVLSAVEAIKRHNPDVVFLDIEMPNYAGYELVSFFEHVTFDIIFVTAYDKYAIKAFEISAVDYLLKPVEIDRLKQAVEKLVVKNNLLNPNKNYNALKDNLKAESISKIVVRKNDGQEIVAIDDIIAIEAQESYSCIHTISDNYLMSKNLKHFETIFEQNNSFFRSHKSWMINLNKVKSFSKTKLEIELENGIVAKLSKYKKPEFEEVMMC; this comes from the coding sequence ATGAGTGCAAAACTAAAAGCCATATTGGTTGATGATGAAGAAAGTGCTAGAAATGTACTGACCAATTTATTAAATCGTTTTTGCCCTCAAATTGAGGTTATAGAAACCTGTACCAATGTTTTAAGTGCTGTTGAAGCCATAAAACGACACAACCCTGATGTAGTTTTTCTAGACATTGAAATGCCCAATTATGCTGGTTACGAATTAGTATCATTTTTTGAGCATGTAACATTCGACATAATTTTTGTAACTGCCTACGACAAGTATGCCATTAAAGCTTTCGAAATTTCGGCAGTTGATTATCTTTTAAAACCTGTAGAAATAGACAGATTGAAACAAGCCGTTGAAAAACTTGTTGTTAAAAACAACTTACTTAATCCCAATAAAAATTACAATGCTTTAAAAGATAACCTCAAGGCTGAAAGCATTTCAAAAATTGTGGTACGCAAAAACGATGGTCAAGAAATTGTGGCTATAGATGACATTATAGCTATTGAAGCGCAAGAATCTTACAGCTGTATTCATACCATTTCTGATAATTATTTAATGAGCAAAAACCTCAAACACTTTGAAACTATTTTTGAACAGAACAATAGCTTTTTTCGTTCACACAAATCGTGGATGATAAATTTGAATAAAGTAAAATCTTTTTCGAAAACCAAACTCGAAATTGAATTAGAAAACGGCATTGTTGCCAAACTTTCGAAATATAAAAAACCTGAGTTTGAAGAGGTCATGATGTGCTAG
- a CDS encoding histidine kinase — translation MMLRKFSQQFFVVFLLLIFSTNSVFSQEPSYSIIGENELAGLDIYTLAQDKNNFIWLGTENGIYRYDGYIFKKYDNENLKAKSIFGFNKDNNGDLYCFNLSGQVLKIKHDSIELFYQIPDSLLSSFYEIAFDSDNNLIVVGLIPFWIDKSKQAHLYFNSGNNSFMTSVKRDKSKIYFSRQIDAQFEVEIIDGKKSSLLYFDKKGKSPKVIMQNTKGYTIIKDRDDFNYYEIKGDSGLFQDFFLDESISHQFSNVSYLSPDSTLWQSTRKGSSIALNKYKTAPFHKRLLFNNFYISSYLQDAENNLWLATLGKGILFVPNTKVLSFRNKAELDNEVFTKIISDNNKIYVSTQSGKIYEYQQDNFSLIYNQNESKISVLKLDYNKENLVINGSHLPYSFNLKTKTRSPFIEIGSLKDVDCYNDSVFILATNKSLVFYNKYLSREVVTNFKIPKNVGRTSSVFYQKSEHKIWLSTLKGLMVFSETNAPQIFDSIYATSIIEHNKSIWVATKDQGIYRFENGKITQHLTSKKELLSDIVYKLLAVNNNNNNNIFISHEHGLQVYDLQTGKSSNFDQTDGLFSNRISDFTVQNNMVWVITNKGLQFFNYKDVSKNLSPPNIIINQVFVNDSLVDFNTSKTSFFNYNENRITINFITTSYHHQGKLKYAYKINELGNKWQYKNFKDNTVEFTSLQPGSYTFTVKSISENGIESSPISYRFIISPPFWQTWWFYVVLASIFVGITILIYRFELKKQRRKIELQNELNASKLIAIQSQMNPHFIFNAINSIQDLILKGDIDNSYNYIIKFSKLVRQTLNFSDKEFIDIEEEIELLETYLELEKLRFKDDFEFKIHINNAEDIQVPPMLIQPFVENAIKHGLLHKDGLKKVDISFNMNDTLHCTVTDNGVGRKKAQEIKDRQQKKHQSFSVNATKIRFDIMKNHYKQSLGVFYTDLEQNGEPIGTKVLINMPFKQNY, via the coding sequence ATGATGTTAAGAAAATTTTCACAGCAGTTTTTTGTCGTTTTCTTATTGTTGATTTTCTCGACTAATAGCGTCTTTAGTCAAGAACCATCGTATTCCATTATTGGAGAAAATGAACTAGCTGGATTAGATATTTATACCTTAGCTCAAGATAAAAACAACTTTATTTGGTTAGGAACAGAAAATGGAATTTATCGCTACGATGGTTATATTTTTAAAAAATACGATAACGAAAACTTAAAAGCCAAATCCATTTTTGGGTTTAATAAAGATAATAATGGCGATTTGTATTGCTTTAATTTAAGTGGTCAGGTTTTAAAAATAAAGCACGATAGTATTGAACTGTTTTACCAAATTCCCGACTCGCTATTATCAAGTTTTTATGAAATTGCATTTGACTCGGATAATAATTTAATTGTAGTTGGTTTAATTCCTTTTTGGATAGATAAATCAAAACAAGCTCACCTTTATTTTAACTCAGGGAATAATTCATTTATGACCTCAGTAAAACGAGACAAGTCAAAAATCTATTTTAGCCGACAAATTGACGCTCAATTTGAGGTAGAAATTATAGATGGTAAAAAAAGTAGCTTATTGTATTTTGATAAAAAAGGGAAAAGCCCAAAAGTTATCATGCAAAACACCAAAGGTTATACCATAATTAAAGACCGCGATGATTTTAATTACTATGAAATTAAAGGCGACTCTGGTCTGTTCCAAGACTTCTTTTTAGATGAAAGTATTAGTCATCAATTTTCAAACGTAAGTTATTTATCGCCCGATTCAACCTTATGGCAAAGCACCCGAAAAGGTAGTTCCATTGCTCTTAATAAATACAAAACGGCTCCTTTCCATAAACGATTATTATTTAACAACTTCTACATTTCATCATACTTGCAAGATGCTGAAAACAATTTATGGTTAGCAACTTTAGGAAAAGGAATTTTGTTTGTACCCAACACTAAAGTATTAAGTTTTAGAAACAAAGCTGAGCTTGACAATGAAGTGTTTACTAAAATTATTAGCGATAACAATAAAATTTATGTGTCAACTCAAAGCGGAAAAATTTACGAATACCAACAAGATAATTTCTCATTAATTTACAATCAAAACGAATCAAAAATTAGTGTCTTAAAACTTGATTATAACAAGGAAAACTTAGTAATAAATGGTTCTCACTTACCGTATAGCTTCAACCTAAAAACTAAAACAAGAAGCCCTTTTATTGAGATAGGTTCTTTAAAAGATGTGGATTGCTACAACGATTCTGTATTTATTTTAGCCACCAACAAAAGCTTGGTTTTTTACAATAAATATTTAAGCCGTGAGGTTGTAACCAATTTTAAAATACCCAAAAACGTTGGGCGTACTTCTTCGGTATTTTATCAAAAATCGGAGCATAAAATTTGGTTGAGCACCTTAAAAGGATTAATGGTTTTTTCTGAAACAAATGCTCCTCAAATTTTCGATAGCATTTACGCTACAAGTATAATTGAACACAACAAATCCATTTGGGTAGCTACAAAAGACCAAGGTATTTACCGATTTGAAAACGGAAAAATAACACAACATCTTACCTCTAAAAAAGAATTGTTATCGGACATTGTGTACAAACTATTGGCTGTAAATAATAATAATAATAATAATATATTTATTTCACACGAACATGGGTTGCAAGTGTATGATTTACAAACAGGAAAATCATCAAATTTTGATCAAACGGATGGATTGTTCTCTAATCGTATAAGCGATTTTACGGTTCAAAACAATATGGTATGGGTTATTACCAACAAAGGATTACAGTTTTTTAATTACAAAGATGTTTCTAAAAATTTATCACCACCCAATATTATTATTAATCAGGTTTTTGTTAACGATTCTTTAGTGGATTTTAACACCAGCAAAACCAGCTTTTTCAATTATAACGAAAATCGTATTACCATTAACTTTATTACAACAAGCTATCACCATCAAGGAAAGTTAAAATACGCCTACAAAATAAATGAGCTAGGAAACAAATGGCAGTACAAAAATTTTAAAGATAACACCGTAGAATTTACTTCTCTTCAACCCGGAAGCTATACATTTACTGTTAAATCTATTAGTGAAAATGGGATTGAAAGCTCACCTATTTCATACCGATTTATTATTTCACCTCCTTTTTGGCAAACATGGTGGTTCTATGTTGTTCTAGCTTCAATTTTTGTGGGTATAACCATTTTAATTTACCGGTTTGAGTTAAAAAAACAACGCAGAAAAATTGAATTGCAAAACGAGTTGAATGCTTCAAAATTGATAGCCATTCAATCGCAAATGAACCCTCATTTTATTTTTAACGCCATCAATTCTATTCAAGATTTAATTTTAAAAGGCGATATTGATAATTCATACAATTACATCATTAAGTTTTCAAAATTAGTACGTCAAACATTAAATTTTTCCGACAAAGAATTTATTGATATTGAAGAAGAAATAGAGCTTTTAGAAACTTATTTGGAGCTAGAAAAACTTCGTTTTAAAGACGATTTTGAATTCAAAATTCACATTAACAATGCTGAGGATATTCAAGTGCCGCCAATGCTCATACAGCCATTTGTTGAAAATGCCATAAAACATGGCTTATTGCATAAAGATGGATTGAAAAAAGTAGACATTTCGTTTAACATGAACGACACCTTACATTGTACCGTAACCGATAATGGAGTTGGTAGAAAAAAAGCTCAAGAAATAAAAGACAGACAACAAAAAAAGCATCAATCATTCTCAGTAAATGCGACCAAAATACGTTTCGATATCATGAAAAATCATTACAAACAAAGCTTAGGTGTATTTTATACCGATTTAGAACAAAACGGTGAGCCTATTGGAACAAAAGTGTTGATTAATATGCCTTTTAAACAAAATTATTAG
- a CDS encoding transferase hexapeptide repeat family protein, whose amino-acid sequence MAIYEFNGFKPVIHETAFIHPQAAVTGNVFIGKDVYIGPGAAIRGDWGKIIIEDGCNVQENCTIHMFPGTTTLLKKGAHIGHGAIVHGGTIGENCLIGMNSVVMDEVEMGDECIVGALSFVPAKMEIPKRSLLVGNPAQVIKQVSDDMIAWKTKGTKLYQTLPKECYETLRECEPLRNEEPNRPSQETMFTTWENIKNQK is encoded by the coding sequence ATGGCAATATACGAATTCAACGGATTTAAACCTGTTATACACGAAACAGCGTTTATCCACCCACAAGCAGCAGTAACTGGTAATGTTTTTATTGGTAAGGATGTTTATATTGGACCTGGCGCTGCCATTCGTGGCGATTGGGGTAAAATTATTATTGAAGATGGATGTAATGTTCAAGAAAATTGTACCATACACATGTTTCCTGGAACTACGACTTTACTGAAAAAGGGAGCTCATATTGGTCATGGAGCTATAGTGCATGGAGGCACCATTGGCGAAAACTGTTTGATAGGGATGAATAGTGTAGTGATGGATGAGGTTGAAATGGGTGATGAATGTATTGTTGGCGCTTTATCGTTTGTTCCTGCAAAAATGGAAATACCAAAAAGGAGTTTGTTGGTAGGTAATCCTGCACAAGTAATTAAACAAGTTAGTGATGATATGATAGCTTGGAAAACTAAGGGTACAAAGTTGTATCAAACCTTGCCAAAAGAGTGTTACGAAACTCTTAGAGAATGTGAGCCATTGAGAAATGAAGAGCCGAACCGACCTTCACAAGAAACTATGTTTACCACTTGGGAAAATATTAAAAATCAGAAATAG